From Micromonospora echinospora, one genomic window encodes:
- a CDS encoding branched-chain amino acid ABC transporter permease has product MPSGALLFQSIILGLLLGGLYALLAAGLTLYFGIMRVVMIAHSAFLILAAYLAWWSHTRLGIDPLLSMIATVPLFFACGVLLQRLLLARLRPATLTMMSVLLTFSIAVVVEGLLGYLFTGTQRRIQLDYSSASFGIFGARVAVVKLIAFGLAAVALLTLYLLMKKTTFGWALRATIQHRDAARLVGIETERVAGYGFGLGLATAAVGGTALALDTTIYPSLHWHWIGPLMAIIVVGGLGSVPGAAMAAMVLGMLQSLLQIPLGTTWAQTIFYLALFATLAFRPQGFFGGRLAQRF; this is encoded by the coding sequence ATGCCCTCCGGTGCCCTGCTCTTCCAGAGCATCATCCTGGGTCTGCTGCTGGGAGGGCTCTACGCCCTCCTGGCAGCGGGACTCACCCTCTACTTCGGCATCATGCGGGTCGTGATGATCGCCCACTCGGCGTTCCTCATCCTCGCCGCGTACCTCGCCTGGTGGTCCCATACCCGGCTCGGCATCGACCCGCTGCTGTCGATGATCGCGACCGTGCCGCTCTTCTTCGCCTGCGGCGTCCTGTTGCAGCGGCTGCTCCTGGCCCGGCTGCGTCCGGCCACGCTGACCATGATGTCGGTGCTGCTGACGTTCTCGATCGCGGTCGTGGTCGAGGGTCTGCTCGGCTACCTGTTCACCGGCACCCAGCGGCGGATCCAGCTCGACTACAGCTCGGCGAGCTTCGGGATCTTCGGCGCCCGGGTCGCGGTGGTCAAGCTGATCGCGTTCGGGCTCGCCGCCGTCGCCCTGCTCACGCTCTACCTGCTGATGAAGAAGACCACCTTCGGCTGGGCCCTGCGGGCCACCATCCAGCACCGCGACGCGGCGCGGCTGGTGGGCATCGAGACCGAGCGGGTGGCCGGGTACGGCTTCGGTCTCGGCCTCGCCACCGCGGCCGTCGGCGGCACGGCCCTGGCCCTGGACACCACCATCTACCCGTCGCTGCACTGGCACTGGATCGGCCCGCTGATGGCCATCATCGTGGTGGGTGGACTGGGCAGCGTGCCCGGCGCTGCGATGGCGGCGATGGTGCTCGGCATGTTGCAGAGCCTGTTGCAGATCCCGCTCGGCACGACCTGGGCGCAGACCATCTTCTACCTGGCCCTGTTCGCGACGCTGGCGTTCCGGCCACAAGGTTTCTTCGGAGGTCGACTTGCCCAGCGCTTCTGA
- a CDS encoding branched-chain amino acid ABC transporter permease, whose protein sequence is MPSASEPTTVAVPPAGAVTTRRGLGRILQVAAIVLLAVAVLAFPSLAPNPYVLSAGVVVLNYAVLSTSWNFVGGFTGYISLGHGALAGLGGYGTALLVTKAGLPSFVALAVAALLVAVLAVPIGFAALRVRGASFVIVSIALVLILLLVFQSWASLTGGSRGLVVPRPFPDLLRPEHHRVFYYLFTGLLALALLAWWVVDRSRFGLGLKAIREDEDKAEALGTPTFAYKLVVFVVSAAFTALGGGLYALWFGDLDPVFQFSILTGSYLVLMALLGGVRNLFGPLIGALVVGIGLEYFKVEFGDTQLHLVATGLLLALVVLFMPDGVLPAVGSLLGRMRPAQNSIREVTAAELREQRAAAAGAPAAREPVDAAAGGTAGARSQSREERT, encoded by the coding sequence TTGCCCAGCGCTTCTGAACCGACGACGGTGGCCGTCCCGCCGGCCGGGGCGGTGACGACGCGGCGCGGCCTCGGCCGGATCCTCCAGGTGGCGGCGATCGTGCTGCTCGCCGTGGCGGTGCTGGCCTTCCCGTCCCTGGCGCCCAACCCGTACGTCCTCTCGGCCGGCGTCGTGGTGCTCAACTACGCGGTGCTCTCGACGTCGTGGAACTTCGTCGGCGGGTTCACCGGGTACATCTCCCTCGGCCACGGCGCCCTCGCCGGGCTCGGCGGCTACGGGACCGCCCTGCTGGTCACGAAGGCCGGCCTGCCGAGCTTCGTGGCCCTCGCGGTGGCGGCCCTGCTGGTGGCCGTCCTCGCCGTACCGATCGGCTTCGCCGCGCTGCGGGTCCGTGGCGCGTCGTTCGTCATCGTCTCGATCGCGTTGGTGCTGATCCTGCTGCTGGTCTTCCAGAGCTGGGCGTCGCTCACCGGCGGGTCACGCGGTCTGGTCGTGCCGCGCCCGTTCCCGGACCTGCTCCGCCCGGAGCACCACCGGGTGTTCTACTACCTCTTCACCGGCCTGCTCGCGCTGGCCCTGCTGGCCTGGTGGGTCGTCGACCGCTCCCGGTTCGGCCTCGGGCTGAAGGCCATCCGGGAGGACGAGGACAAGGCGGAGGCGCTGGGCACCCCGACCTTCGCGTACAAGCTGGTGGTGTTCGTGGTCTCGGCGGCGTTCACCGCCCTGGGCGGCGGGCTCTACGCGCTCTGGTTCGGCGACCTCGACCCGGTGTTCCAGTTCTCCATCCTCACCGGCTCGTACTTGGTGCTGATGGCGCTGCTCGGCGGTGTCCGGAACCTGTTCGGCCCGCTGATCGGCGCGCTGGTGGTCGGCATCGGGCTGGAGTACTTCAAGGTGGAGTTCGGCGACACGCAGTTGCACCTGGTCGCGACGGGCCTGCTGCTCGCGCTGGTCGTGCTCTTCATGCCCGACGGCGTGCTGCCGGCGGTCGGTTCCCTGCTCGGCCGGATGCGGCCGGCGCAGAACTCGATCCGCGAGGTCACCGCTGCCGAGTTGCGCGAGCAGCGCGCCGCAGCCGCCGGCGCGCCGGCCGCCCGGGAGCCGGTGGACGCCGCTGCCGGCGGCACCGCCGGTGCGCGGTCCCAGTCGCGAGAGGAGCGGACATGA
- a CDS encoding ABC transporter ATP-binding protein, giving the protein MSEVRGLATAGLTKAFGGVVALDGATVEFQHGKVNALIGPNGSGKTTFFNCVTGMIRPDGGQVTYSGRDITGAAPHRIVHAGVGRTFQLCRVFPRMTALDNVLAAVRPAGLTGLLRGARARAEVDRARSWLTRLGIEHLADVEARNMSWGQQKLLELAGVLMSDPETVLLDEPAGGVNPALLDRIGTLVRELNAEGRTFVVVEHNMDLVMSVSDHIVVFDRGRPIAEGPPSLIRSDERVLGAYLGV; this is encoded by the coding sequence ATGAGCGAGGTACGGGGTCTGGCCACCGCCGGGCTCACCAAGGCGTTCGGTGGCGTGGTGGCGCTCGACGGCGCGACCGTCGAGTTCCAGCACGGCAAGGTCAACGCGCTGATCGGGCCCAACGGGTCGGGCAAGACCACCTTCTTCAACTGCGTCACCGGGATGATCCGGCCGGACGGCGGGCAGGTCACCTACAGCGGACGGGACATCACCGGCGCGGCCCCGCACCGCATCGTCCACGCCGGCGTCGGCCGTACGTTCCAGCTGTGCCGCGTCTTCCCCCGGATGACCGCGTTGGACAACGTCCTCGCGGCCGTACGTCCGGCCGGCCTGACCGGCCTGCTGCGCGGCGCCCGCGCCCGCGCGGAGGTGGACCGGGCCCGGAGCTGGCTCACCCGGCTCGGCATCGAGCACCTGGCCGACGTGGAGGCGCGCAACATGTCCTGGGGCCAGCAGAAGCTGCTGGAACTCGCCGGGGTGCTGATGAGCGACCCGGAGACCGTCCTGCTCGACGAGCCGGCCGGCGGCGTCAACCCGGCCCTGCTGGACCGGATCGGCACCCTGGTCCGCGAACTCAACGCCGAGGGGCGGACGTTCGTGGTCGTGGAGCACAACATGGACCTCGTGATGAGCGTCAGCGACCACATCGTGGTGTTCGACCGGGGCCGCCCGATCGCCGAGGGCCCGCCGTCGCTCATCCGTTCCGACGAACGCGTCCTGGGGGCCTACCTTGGCGTCTGA
- a CDS encoding ABC transporter ATP-binding protein, whose protein sequence is MASEIELVDIQAGYGRAAPVLRGLTVSVPAGQIVCLVGPNGAGKSTVLKVASGLLKPRSGRILVGGVDVTGQGPQRMLASGVAHVLQGHSVFREMTVAENVLLGGYTLKDKALIAKRTAFVKEVFPVVAQRWNSLAGLLSGGQQKQVEFARSLMVDPKVVLLDEPSMGLDPRATTTVFDQVVRMRDAGTAVLLVEQNARRALETADLGCVLDLGHVHISGPASQLLADPQLGELYLGGRPAEPTAPSKR, encoded by the coding sequence TTGGCGTCTGAAATCGAACTCGTCGACATCCAGGCCGGCTACGGGCGCGCCGCGCCGGTGCTGCGCGGCCTGACCGTCTCGGTGCCCGCGGGCCAGATCGTCTGCCTGGTCGGGCCGAACGGCGCCGGGAAGTCCACCGTCCTGAAGGTCGCCAGCGGGCTGCTCAAACCCCGCTCCGGGAGGATCCTCGTCGGTGGCGTGGACGTGACCGGCCAGGGGCCGCAGCGGATGCTCGCCTCCGGTGTCGCGCACGTCCTCCAGGGGCACAGCGTCTTCCGCGAGATGACCGTGGCGGAGAACGTCCTGCTGGGCGGCTACACGCTGAAGGACAAGGCGCTGATCGCCAAGCGCACGGCCTTCGTCAAGGAGGTCTTCCCGGTCGTCGCGCAGCGCTGGAACTCGCTGGCCGGACTGCTTTCCGGCGGGCAGCAGAAGCAGGTGGAGTTCGCCCGCTCGCTCATGGTCGACCCCAAGGTCGTGCTCCTCGACGAGCCGTCCATGGGTCTCGACCCGAGGGCGACGACCACCGTGTTCGATCAGGTCGTGCGGATGCGCGACGCCGGTACGGCGGTGCTGCTCGTGGAGCAGAACGCCCGGCGGGCGCTGGAGACGGCCGACCTCGGCTGCGTGCTCGACCTCGGGCACGTGCACATCTCCGGGCCGGCTTCGCAGCTGTTGGCCGACCCGCAGCTCGGCGAGCTGTACCTCGGCGGACGGCCCGCCGAGCCGACGGCACCGTCGAAGCGGTAA
- a CDS encoding LamG-like jellyroll fold domain-containing protein, translated as MIRTRRFAIATATVLATGVLAGAGAPPALADRSNPRDVHPHLRSSLVAFYDFDHPVEGDAALERDLGRSGTEIELVNGGADMRVAEHAYPGSGNALQTRQVNPAQAGNDDWKAGIWSASGVRTLRPFAGTQGTTVMGWFKMEMDAPAPNSTTVNPADRFNAIGLAGVLTGDSDGHGVRALLELIDVNGELRLVALGRRLDGGNSQTFAASEDWRTLLPKGEWVHLTATFDFNTGALALYRNGQPVDGFYTRTDDPWLVSGPGPHVTSASDPRGIKIGGSFPQDTVERNPCDCRMDALMFLDTVVSASDVEKQYRYMAR; from the coding sequence ATGATCAGAACGAGACGGTTCGCCATCGCCACGGCCACCGTACTGGCGACCGGTGTGCTGGCCGGCGCCGGGGCACCACCGGCCCTGGCGGACCGGAGCAACCCGCGTGACGTCCATCCCCACCTGCGATCGAGCCTGGTCGCCTTCTACGACTTCGACCACCCGGTCGAGGGCGACGCGGCGCTCGAGCGGGACCTGGGCCGCTCCGGCACCGAGATCGAACTCGTCAACGGCGGCGCGGACATGCGCGTGGCCGAGCACGCCTACCCGGGCAGCGGCAACGCGTTGCAGACCCGGCAGGTGAACCCCGCCCAGGCCGGCAACGACGACTGGAAGGCGGGCATCTGGTCGGCCAGCGGCGTACGCACCCTGCGCCCCTTCGCCGGCACCCAGGGCACCACCGTGATGGGCTGGTTCAAGATGGAGATGGACGCCCCGGCACCCAACTCCACCACCGTCAACCCGGCCGACCGGTTCAACGCGATCGGGCTGGCCGGTGTGCTGACCGGCGACTCGGACGGCCACGGCGTCCGGGCGCTGCTGGAACTCATCGACGTCAACGGCGAACTGCGGCTGGTCGCGCTCGGCCGGCGCCTCGACGGGGGCAACTCGCAGACCTTCGCCGCGAGCGAGGACTGGCGGACGCTGCTGCCGAAGGGGGAGTGGGTCCACCTCACGGCCACCTTCGACTTCAACACCGGCGCGCTGGCGCTCTACCGCAACGGCCAGCCGGTGGACGGCTTCTACACCCGCACCGACGACCCGTGGCTCGTGTCCGGCCCCGGCCCGCACGTCACCAGCGCCTCGGACCCGCGAGGCATCAAGATCGGCGGGAGCTTCCCGCAGGACACCGTCGAACGTAACCCGTGCGACTGCCGCATGGACGCCCTGATGTTCCTCGACACCGTCGTCTCGGCGTCCGACGTCGAGAAGCAGTACCGCTACATGGCTCGCTGA
- a CDS encoding PQQ-dependent sugar dehydrogenase, whose translation MRSIHRIRLSALTAGLTAATLVLSTLVAGPAGAADAVHDPIVEMPVQSRLGLVLTEYASFPQSSPIPAPTDQRLMRTARINTIMELPDGSGRRAVPDLNGHLYLVRDGAPYVYLDVADTFAPRFFSGRGLGQGFGYVAFHPEFGTNGRFYTIHTEQASLAVKTPDYAQANSIYHGVITEWTATDPAADTFSGSRREVLRIGFGGQVHGIQEINFNPTARPGQRDYGMLYLAVGDGGTGVRNTEPQNLGMVHGKLLRIDPQGTDSANGQYGIPADNPFVGQAGALGEVYALGFRDPHRFSWDPATGRMFLGHIGEHAIEAIYEVRAGDNFGWSEREGAFVFDKAGSACDKLLPLPADDARYGYTYPVAAYDHNPPPGWNCTGDVGVAVAGGFVYRGNELPALKGKYVFGDLVDGQVLYTEANEMRRGHDLATIHRLALFNAAGQPVRMQDLSGPGAPGNPERVDLRFGTDAAGGLYLLAKANGKVWKVTGTREFADGDVGGTKLHKPSGPDSWTPVTPSKWQFDRDEVILAEAGVSRPGPRRPFEYAVVTDGPQWSSVEIEADVRLDTPVEVSNRDVIVVFGWRSDTEFYYAHLSTDNTILPHNGIFKVDNADRQRIDYQWNGRSRGANPAIVDADWHKVRVVHLPATGEIAVYVDGKKDPLMTAKDTTFGSGRVGFGSFDNIGRLRHLTVTGTPA comes from the coding sequence GTGCGCAGCATCCACAGGATCCGTCTCTCCGCGTTGACAGCCGGTCTGACCGCCGCCACCCTCGTCCTGTCCACCCTGGTCGCCGGCCCCGCCGGGGCCGCCGACGCCGTCCACGACCCGATCGTCGAGATGCCCGTCCAGTCTCGGCTCGGACTGGTCCTGACCGAGTACGCCAGCTTCCCACAGTCGTCCCCCATCCCGGCGCCGACCGACCAGCGGCTCATGCGTACCGCCCGCATCAACACCATCATGGAGCTGCCCGACGGCTCCGGCCGGCGCGCCGTGCCGGACCTCAACGGCCACCTCTACCTGGTCAGGGACGGGGCGCCGTACGTCTACCTGGACGTCGCCGACACGTTCGCGCCGCGCTTCTTCTCCGGCCGTGGGCTCGGGCAGGGCTTCGGCTACGTCGCGTTCCACCCCGAGTTCGGCACCAACGGCCGCTTCTACACCATCCACACCGAGCAGGCGTCGCTGGCCGTCAAGACGCCGGACTACGCCCAGGCCAACAGCATCTACCACGGCGTGATCACCGAGTGGACGGCGACCGACCCGGCCGCCGACACGTTCTCCGGCAGCCGGCGCGAAGTGCTGCGGATCGGCTTCGGCGGCCAGGTCCACGGCATCCAGGAGATCAACTTCAACCCCACCGCGCGGCCCGGCCAGCGCGACTACGGAATGCTCTACCTGGCCGTCGGCGACGGCGGCACCGGCGTCCGCAACACCGAGCCGCAGAACCTGGGCATGGTGCACGGCAAGCTGCTGCGCATCGACCCGCAGGGCACCGACTCGGCCAACGGGCAGTACGGCATCCCGGCGGACAACCCGTTCGTCGGCCAGGCCGGCGCCCTGGGCGAGGTGTACGCGCTCGGGTTCCGCGACCCGCACCGGTTCAGCTGGGACCCGGCCACCGGCCGGATGTTCCTCGGCCACATCGGCGAGCACGCCATCGAGGCGATCTACGAGGTGCGCGCCGGTGACAACTTCGGCTGGAGCGAGCGGGAGGGCGCGTTCGTCTTCGACAAGGCGGGGAGCGCCTGCGACAAGCTCCTGCCGCTGCCGGCGGACGACGCCCGGTACGGCTACACGTACCCGGTCGCGGCGTACGACCACAACCCGCCGCCCGGCTGGAACTGCACCGGCGACGTCGGTGTCGCGGTGGCCGGCGGGTTCGTCTACCGCGGCAACGAGCTGCCCGCGCTGAAGGGCAAGTACGTCTTCGGTGACCTGGTCGACGGGCAGGTCCTCTACACCGAGGCCAACGAGATGCGGCGCGGCCACGACCTGGCCACGATCCACCGCCTCGCGCTCTTCAACGCCGCCGGGCAGCCGGTGCGCATGCAGGACCTTTCCGGCCCCGGCGCCCCGGGCAACCCGGAGCGGGTCGACCTGCGGTTCGGCACCGACGCCGCCGGCGGGCTCTACCTCCTCGCCAAGGCCAACGGGAAGGTCTGGAAGGTGACCGGCACCCGGGAGTTCGCGGACGGCGACGTCGGCGGCACCAAGCTGCACAAGCCCTCGGGCCCGGACAGCTGGACGCCGGTCACCCCGTCGAAGTGGCAGTTCGACCGGGACGAGGTGATCCTCGCCGAGGCGGGCGTCAGCCGGCCCGGCCCGCGCCGTCCGTTCGAGTACGCGGTGGTGACCGACGGGCCGCAGTGGTCGTCCGTGGAGATCGAGGCCGACGTCCGGCTCGACACGCCGGTCGAGGTGAGCAACCGGGACGTGATCGTCGTCTTCGGCTGGCGCTCGGACACCGAGTTCTACTACGCCCACCTGTCGACCGACAACACGATCCTGCCGCACAACGGCATCTTCAAGGTCGACAACGCCGACCGGCAGCGCATCGACTACCAGTGGAACGGCCGGTCGCGGGGCGCGAACCCGGCGATCGTCGACGCCGACTGGCACAAGGTGCGCGTCGTGCACCTGCCGGCCACCGGCGAGATCGCGGTCTACGTGGACGGGAAGAAGGACCCGCTGATGACCGCGAAGGACACCACGTTCGGCTCCGGACGGGTCGGCTTCGGCTCGTTCGACAACATCGGCCG